One Scophthalmus maximus strain ysfricsl-2021 chromosome 1, ASM2237912v1, whole genome shotgun sequence genomic region harbors:
- the si:dkey-283b15.2 gene encoding neuronal pentraxin-1 isoform X2 — protein sequence MEIMRNSQSLHLFLVPFVFSLLSLLLCRASASSGSDYDYGAHPRFVCTPIPVDADPSCFPTAGPSTGTAGPSGAGQQSVPPAGWWGASEEAKATILNLRESLVRQKETILDQRETIRELTAKLTLCGGFGHGLTPHDEHHSTASYSHHAGVAGHHTHTDHGHHSNQQGHHGNSNLIPDSPHHPSAGAQRSDRGHSSNNQGKDKHVTPGDITSSPEQMERMLQALKERLDNLQKRNTSITYSSSLKELLQRKISALEQQLHRRTAALSSPEHHDDDSGHRDDRDHHDDEHHVDEHPNDHTDDHKHGHHDGHDDSGNHTDHHDDDSHNDDHHDADSDHDDHDDGHHHGDDDDDDDDAADHHSNEADSHSYFPHTGYRAPGPGGSFHENKLETVLNQLHLTGSSKTTAQSPDAFQISFPMRTNYMYGRLKRTLLQEIFALTLCLWMKEGAGGSLGTPFSYSAPGQANELVLIEWGDNPLELLIDDKAVTLPLSVSDGKWHHVCVTWSTRDGQWEAYQDGVQRGSGINLAPWHPIKPGGVFILGQEQDTLGGRFDATQSFVGEMSDLHMWSHVLSATDIYSLASCGSYLRGDVIAWSDTEMELHGGVSRYPFNPCH from the exons ATGGAGATAATGAGGAACTCTCAGTCTCTTCACCTGTTCCTCGttccctttgtgttttctctactttcactcctcctctgtcgAGCATCTGCCAGTTCAGGGTCTGACTATGACTACGGAGCCCACCCACGCTTTGTTTGCACTCCTATTCCCGTGGACGCAGACCCTTCCTGCTTCCCTACAGCAGGTCCCAGCACAGGCACGGCGGGGCCCAGTGGAGCAGGCCAACAAAGTGTGCCTCCCGCTGGCTGGTGGGGGGCGAGCGAGGAGGCCAAAGCTACCATCCTGAACCTCAGGGAGAGCCTTGTGCGGCAGAAAGAGACCATCCTGGACCAGAGGGAGACCATTAGAGAGCTGACAGCCAAACTCACACTGTGCGGAGGCTTCGGCCATGGCTTGACGCCGCACGACGAGCACCACAGCACAGCCTCGTACTCCCATCACGCAGGAGTGGCCGGTCATCACACGCACACTGACCATGGGCACCATAGTAACCAGCAgggtcaccatggaaacagcaACCTCATACCAGACTCACCACACCACCCCTCTGCGGGGGCGCAGCGATCAGATAGAggtcacagcagcaacaaccagGGGAAGGATAAACATGTGACACCGGGGgacatcacatcatcaccaGAGCAGATGGAGAGGATGCTGCAGGCGCTGAAGGAGAGGCTGGACAACTTGCAG AAGAGGAACACATCCATCACCTACTCCAGCTCCctgaaggagctgctgcagaggaagatCAGCgctctggagcagcagctgcaccgTCGCACCGCCGCCCTCAGCAGCCCCGAGCACCACGATGACGACAGCGGtcacagagacgacagagaccATCACGACGACGAGCACCACGTTGACGAGCACCCAAACGACCACACGGACGACCACAAACACGGACATCACGACGGCCACGACGACAGCGGGAACCACACCGACCACCACGACGACGACAGCCACAACGACGACCATCACGATGCAGACAGTGATCACGATGACCACGACGATGGCCATCAccacggtgatgatgatgatgatgatgatgatgctgctgaccACCACAGTAACGAAGCAGACAGTCACAGTTACTTTCCACACACAGGATACAGAGCACCAGGGCCCGGAGGCAGTTTCCACGAAAATAAACTGGAGACGGTGCTCAACCAGCTGCACCTCACAG GTTCCAGCAAGACGACAGCACAGAGTCCAGATGCCTTTCAGATCAGCTTCCCCATGAGAACCAACTATATGTATGGGCGGCTGAAGAGGACTCTGCTGCAGGAGATCTTCGCTCTGACGCTGTGCCTCTGGATGAAGGAGGGCGCAGGCGGCAGCCTGGGGACGCCATTCTCCTACTCCGCCCCGGGACAGGCCAACGAACTGGTGCTCATCGAGTGGGGGGACAACCCCTTAGAGCTACTGATCGATGACAAG GCGGTGACGTTGCCCCTGTCTGTGAGCGACGGCAAGTggcaccatgtgtgtgtgacctggtCAACACGGGATGGACAGTGGGAGGCCTACCAGGACGGAGTGCAGAGAGGCTCCGGGATTAATCTCGCTCCCTGGCACCCGATCAAACCTGGAGGGGTCTTCATCCTGGGACAGGAACAG GACACTCTTGGAGGGCGTTTCGATGCCACTCAGTCATTCGTGGGCGAGATGTCGGACCTCCACATGTGGTCACATGTGCTGAGTGCCACTGACATCTACAGCCTGGCCTCCTGCGGCAGCTACCTCAGAGGAGACGTCATCGCGTGGTCCGACACTGAGATGGAGCTTCACGGAGGCGTTTCCAGATACCCCTTCAACCCCTGTCACTGA
- the si:dkey-283b15.2 gene encoding neuronal pentraxin-1 isoform X1 has protein sequence MEIMRNSQSLHLFLVPFVFSLLSLLLCRASASSGSDYDYGAHPRFVCTPIPVDADPSCFPTAGPSTGTAGPSGAGQQSVPPAGWWGASEEAKATILNLRESLVRQKETILDQRETIRELTAKLTLCGGFGHGLTPHDEHHSTASYSHHAGVAGHHTHTDHGHHSNQQGHHGNSNLIPDSPHHPSAGAQRSDRGHSSNNQGKDKHVTPGDITSSPEQMERMLQALKERLDNLQQKRNTSITYSSSLKELLQRKISALEQQLHRRTAALSSPEHHDDDSGHRDDRDHHDDEHHVDEHPNDHTDDHKHGHHDGHDDSGNHTDHHDDDSHNDDHHDADSDHDDHDDGHHHGDDDDDDDDAADHHSNEADSHSYFPHTGYRAPGPGGSFHENKLETVLNQLHLTGSSKTTAQSPDAFQISFPMRTNYMYGRLKRTLLQEIFALTLCLWMKEGAGGSLGTPFSYSAPGQANELVLIEWGDNPLELLIDDKAVTLPLSVSDGKWHHVCVTWSTRDGQWEAYQDGVQRGSGINLAPWHPIKPGGVFILGQEQDTLGGRFDATQSFVGEMSDLHMWSHVLSATDIYSLASCGSYLRGDVIAWSDTEMELHGGVSRYPFNPCH, from the exons ATGGAGATAATGAGGAACTCTCAGTCTCTTCACCTGTTCCTCGttccctttgtgttttctctactttcactcctcctctgtcgAGCATCTGCCAGTTCAGGGTCTGACTATGACTACGGAGCCCACCCACGCTTTGTTTGCACTCCTATTCCCGTGGACGCAGACCCTTCCTGCTTCCCTACAGCAGGTCCCAGCACAGGCACGGCGGGGCCCAGTGGAGCAGGCCAACAAAGTGTGCCTCCCGCTGGCTGGTGGGGGGCGAGCGAGGAGGCCAAAGCTACCATCCTGAACCTCAGGGAGAGCCTTGTGCGGCAGAAAGAGACCATCCTGGACCAGAGGGAGACCATTAGAGAGCTGACAGCCAAACTCACACTGTGCGGAGGCTTCGGCCATGGCTTGACGCCGCACGACGAGCACCACAGCACAGCCTCGTACTCCCATCACGCAGGAGTGGCCGGTCATCACACGCACACTGACCATGGGCACCATAGTAACCAGCAgggtcaccatggaaacagcaACCTCATACCAGACTCACCACACCACCCCTCTGCGGGGGCGCAGCGATCAGATAGAggtcacagcagcaacaaccagGGGAAGGATAAACATGTGACACCGGGGgacatcacatcatcaccaGAGCAGATGGAGAGGATGCTGCAGGCGCTGAAGGAGAGGCTGGACAACTTGCAG CAGAAGAGGAACACATCCATCACCTACTCCAGCTCCctgaaggagctgctgcagaggaagatCAGCgctctggagcagcagctgcaccgTCGCACCGCCGCCCTCAGCAGCCCCGAGCACCACGATGACGACAGCGGtcacagagacgacagagaccATCACGACGACGAGCACCACGTTGACGAGCACCCAAACGACCACACGGACGACCACAAACACGGACATCACGACGGCCACGACGACAGCGGGAACCACACCGACCACCACGACGACGACAGCCACAACGACGACCATCACGATGCAGACAGTGATCACGATGACCACGACGATGGCCATCAccacggtgatgatgatgatgatgatgatgatgctgctgaccACCACAGTAACGAAGCAGACAGTCACAGTTACTTTCCACACACAGGATACAGAGCACCAGGGCCCGGAGGCAGTTTCCACGAAAATAAACTGGAGACGGTGCTCAACCAGCTGCACCTCACAG GTTCCAGCAAGACGACAGCACAGAGTCCAGATGCCTTTCAGATCAGCTTCCCCATGAGAACCAACTATATGTATGGGCGGCTGAAGAGGACTCTGCTGCAGGAGATCTTCGCTCTGACGCTGTGCCTCTGGATGAAGGAGGGCGCAGGCGGCAGCCTGGGGACGCCATTCTCCTACTCCGCCCCGGGACAGGCCAACGAACTGGTGCTCATCGAGTGGGGGGACAACCCCTTAGAGCTACTGATCGATGACAAG GCGGTGACGTTGCCCCTGTCTGTGAGCGACGGCAAGTggcaccatgtgtgtgtgacctggtCAACACGGGATGGACAGTGGGAGGCCTACCAGGACGGAGTGCAGAGAGGCTCCGGGATTAATCTCGCTCCCTGGCACCCGATCAAACCTGGAGGGGTCTTCATCCTGGGACAGGAACAG GACACTCTTGGAGGGCGTTTCGATGCCACTCAGTCATTCGTGGGCGAGATGTCGGACCTCCACATGTGGTCACATGTGCTGAGTGCCACTGACATCTACAGCCTGGCCTCCTGCGGCAGCTACCTCAGAGGAGACGTCATCGCGTGGTCCGACACTGAGATGGAGCTTCACGGAGGCGTTTCCAGATACCCCTTCAACCCCTGTCACTGA